Below is a window of Diaminobutyricibacter sp. McL0608 DNA.
TCATTCATGGCCGATCATCTCCTTGTCGTGGCGGCGCGCTATGGCGACGGGTGTCTCAAGGTTCAGGAGCACGTTATGCGCGACGGAACCCATGAGAGTTCGCTCGGCTGTTCCACGTGGACGACTGCCGACCACCAGGAGCCGGCTGCCACGTGCGGCTCGGATGAGCGCGGCTGCCGGCGCGGCTTCGATCTCGCGCGTGGATACCGTCGGCGCGGGTTGCATCGAGCGGACCGTGGCGTTCGCCGTTTCGAGTGCCCGCTCGCGTCGATGGTCGACGGTCCGTTCGGGGACGAGGCCGGTGAGGAGGGGGTTCGCGGTGTAGCCGCCGGCCACGAGCGTCAATGCATCGTGGTGCAGCAGTGCTTCGTGCGCGCCGAAGTCGAGGGCGATCTCCGCCGAGGGGGTTCCGTCGATTCCGACGACCACGCCGCTGCCGTTGTCCGCCCATTCGTAGGGCACTGCGACGACGGTGCTGGGTGAACTGCCGGCGATGCGCACGGCGAGGGACCCGACGAAGGTCGCCTCGATACCGTGCCGTCGCTCGATGCCGAGGACGACGATATCGCTTCGGCCGGCGGCTTCCACCACGCTGGCCGCTATCCTTCCGTAAGCCCAGCCGGCTCTGATGCGGATTCCCGGCGCCTGGCGCTGCGCGAATTCGCGGCCGGCGGTGAGGATGCGGTCTGCCGCCTCGATCAGTTTCGGCTGGGGCGCCGCCTCCGAGTCGCCCCAGGTGCGTCCGATGACGAACAGCAGTTCAACCGATGCGCCCGTTCGCGTCGCCCGATCCAGCGCCCACCGAATGGGTGCCCGATGGGAGGTGTCGCCGTCGACAGCGACGATGATGTGCTCGGTCACTTCGGCCTCCAGAAGTCGGAACGAAGGGGATGTGCTTCGCTCGCTTCCAGCGTGTCGGCCTGCTCGACCGGGCTACAGTGCCGAAAGTCCTACGGGCTCGGAGCCGCGTTCCTGTGTTCGAGGTGCAGGATCGCCGCCTGGGTTCTGTGTTCGAGCCCGAGTTTGCTGAGCAGGGACGACACGTAGTTCTTCACGGTCTTCTCCGCGAGTTTCAACCGCTCCCCGATCTGCCGGTTCGTCAGGCCGTCAGCGATCAACGCGAGTACCTGCCGTTCACGCAGGCTCAGGCCATCGAGCAACGGGTCTGTCGCAGTCGCGCCCTTCAACTGGCTGACGACGCGCCTGGCGATGGCCGGATCGATCAGATTCTTCCCGGCAGCCGCGAGCCGGACGGACTCGATGAGCCTGCCGCCCCTGATGTCTTTCAGCACGTATCCGGATGCACCCGCGATGACAGCGGCTCGCAGAGCGTCATCGTCGTCATAGGCCGTCAGGATCAAGCAGCGGACGCCCGGCATCGTGCTCCGGATCTCACGGCAGACATCGATCCCGCTGCCGTCTGGCAGACGCACATCCAGTACGGCCACATCCGGTTTCGTCGCCGCGATTCGAGCACGCGCCTGGGCGACCGTAGCTGCCTCTCCGACCACCTCGAGGTCGGCTTCTGCATCCAGCAGGTCGGCGATTCCGCGTCGGACGATCTCGTGATCGTCGACCAGGAAGACGCGGATGGATCCCGTGTTCACGGCGTTCTCGCCCACTCCGCTATCGGCACGCACCAGATCAGCCGCGTCCCCGGGTCTGCCGGCTCGACGGTCATCGTGCCGCCCCTCCGCGCGGCCCGCTCAAGCCCGTTCCTGAGGCCGCTTCGGCGCGCATTCCCGCCCATCCCGACCCCGTCATCCTCCACGGTCACGGTGACCGTCGCATCAGCGACTGTGAGCTTGATGGAGACACGGTCGGCACTCGCATGCCTGGCGGCATTGGTCAACGCTTCCCGGACGACCGCACTGACGTCGTCGGCGAGGTCCTCAGTCACCAGCAGATCCACCGGCCCGGAGAACTCCACGGTCGCGGGGCGTACAAGTGCCGGTGCGAGCTCGTCTGCTACGTCGAGGATCCGGTTCCTCACTCCGGTGCCTCCTTTGCTCTGACGCGAGAGCGCAAAGATGATGGATCGGATCTGGGCGATCGCAGCGTCGATCGAATTGACGCTGCGATCGATCCGGTCGGC
It encodes the following:
- a CDS encoding universal stress protein, giving the protein MTEHIIVAVDGDTSHRAPIRWALDRATRTGASVELLFVIGRTWGDSEAAPQPKLIEAADRILTAGREFAQRQAPGIRIRAGWAYGRIAASVVEAAGRSDIVVLGIERRHGIEATFVGSLAVRIAGSSPSTVVAVPYEWADNGSGVVVGIDGTPSAEIALDFGAHEALLHHDALTLVAGGYTANPLLTGLVPERTVDHRRERALETANATVRSMQPAPTVSTREIEAAPAAALIRAARGSRLLVVGSRPRGTAERTLMGSVAHNVLLNLETPVAIARRHDKEMIGHE
- a CDS encoding response regulator transcription factor, yielding MGENAVNTGSIRVFLVDDHEIVRRGIADLLDAEADLEVVGEAATVAQARARIAATKPDVAVLDVRLPDGSGIDVCREIRSTMPGVRCLILTAYDDDDALRAAVIAGASGYVLKDIRGGRLIESVRLAAAGKNLIDPAIARRVVSQLKGATATDPLLDGLSLRERQVLALIADGLTNRQIGERLKLAEKTVKNYVSSLLSKLGLEHRTQAAILHLEHRNAAPSP